One region of Natronolimnobius baerhuensis genomic DNA includes:
- a CDS encoding alanyl-tRNA editing protein translates to MTGQRAAAEPYTTRFETGVTAVDGRRVWLERSYFYGAIGGQPADQGRIADTEVVDVEYVDGTQVHVLAEEPTLRTGQRVLCSIDWAFRMYCMRAHTASHALYGAARELLEDLEHGGLEFDGEDAVRVTLETTTAVDDETLLALNERLNRVVWESRPVSWDTISLAEARERDDVVFTDATEESAQENGRVRVVTIGSADENGNGSGTSRLSGGFTVGNGGEPWDVAACGGTHVRNTREIGPVTILGRVPTAAGALEIDLAVGQRAIEQRTAEKRAALTATRTLEASVDAVPSALERAYDRDPTGPESYTDD, encoded by the coding sequence ATGACCGGGCAACGGGCGGCAGCGGAGCCCTACACCACGCGGTTCGAGACTGGAGTCACGGCAGTCGACGGGCGACGGGTCTGGCTCGAGCGCAGCTATTTCTACGGGGCAATCGGCGGCCAGCCCGCCGATCAGGGTCGCATCGCAGATACCGAGGTTGTCGACGTCGAGTACGTCGACGGCACACAGGTTCACGTTCTAGCAGAGGAACCTACGCTTCGAACCGGCCAGCGCGTGCTGTGTTCGATTGATTGGGCGTTTCGAATGTACTGCATGCGTGCACACACTGCGAGCCACGCGCTCTACGGTGCCGCCAGAGAATTGCTCGAGGACCTCGAACATGGCGGCCTCGAGTTCGACGGCGAGGACGCGGTTCGGGTGACACTCGAGACGACCACAGCGGTCGACGACGAGACGCTGCTCGCGTTGAACGAGCGACTCAATCGCGTCGTCTGGGAGTCCCGCCCAGTGTCGTGGGACACAATCTCGCTCGCGGAGGCACGCGAGCGCGACGACGTTGTGTTCACTGACGCGACCGAGGAGAGCGCTCAAGAGAACGGCCGCGTACGAGTCGTGACAATCGGCAGCGCCGACGAGAACGGGAATGGGTCTGGAACGAGTCGACTCAGCGGTGGCTTTACGGTTGGAAACGGCGGTGAGCCCTGGGATGTTGCGGCGTGCGGTGGCACCCACGTTAGAAATACGCGCGAGATCGGCCCCGTCACGATTCTTGGTCGGGTACCGACCGCGGCTGGCGCACTCGAGATCGACCTCGCGGTCGGCCAGCGCGCAATCGAACAGCGTACGGCCGAAAAGCGGGCCGCACTCACCGCCACACGGACGCTCGAGGCCAGCGTCGATGCCGTCCCGTCCGCACTCGAGCGAGCGTACGACCGCGACCCCACTGGTCCGGAGTCGTACACCGACGACTGA
- a CDS encoding helix-turn-helix domain-containing protein: protein MAKYSTGSSSSGGGTNCELCGAESNSLRLASVAGAELEVCPDCAPHDDNQKQSGSRGSGSGAGSGSGAGAGSSGQSEEQNRKKKAAQNVAKANPVWDGDSEHWEKEGTNYNDDPLPYLVTDYGESLIEARQDAGLKREELAEELGAREKDLLAVEQGRATQAGIGGGLIDALEERLDIELAE, encoded by the coding sequence ATGGCTAAATACTCGACCGGTTCGTCTTCCAGTGGCGGTGGAACGAACTGTGAACTCTGTGGTGCCGAAAGCAACTCGCTCCGTCTGGCCTCGGTCGCCGGTGCCGAACTCGAGGTCTGTCCAGATTGTGCGCCCCATGACGACAACCAGAAGCAGAGCGGTTCGCGCGGGTCCGGCTCAGGTGCTGGCTCCGGTTCCGGCGCTGGGGCTGGCTCGTCCGGGCAGAGTGAGGAACAAAATCGCAAGAAGAAGGCGGCCCAGAACGTCGCAAAGGCGAACCCTGTCTGGGATGGCGACTCCGAGCACTGGGAAAAAGAGGGGACGAACTACAACGACGACCCGCTGCCGTACCTTGTCACGGACTACGGCGAGAGCCTCATCGAGGCCCGACAGGATGCGGGTCTCAAGCGTGAGGAACTCGCCGAGGAACTCGGCGCACGCGAGAAAGACCTCCTCGCCGTCGAACAGGGTCGCGCAACCCAGGCTGGAATCGGTGGCGGACTGATCGACGCACTCGAGGAGCGCCTCGACATCGAACTCGCGGAGTAA
- a CDS encoding DUF420 domain-containing protein: MEYVPRERVRPLTAILSVVSLAVVFAAAGGRIPPSLVPAAPEWVLESIPHANVAISASAIVTIMLGWRAIRRGNIERHRLAMVASFGLFAAFLVLYLYRLVAMGGPQSFPGPETVYQFVYLPLLAVHIFLAVVCIPLVYYALLLASAYPTAELRRTSHARVGRYAATLWLVSFSLGIAVYVLLHVVY; the protein is encoded by the coding sequence ATGGAGTACGTGCCTCGAGAGCGGGTTCGCCCGCTCACGGCGATTCTCAGCGTCGTCTCGCTCGCAGTCGTCTTTGCGGCTGCAGGCGGGCGCATTCCGCCGTCGCTCGTACCGGCCGCGCCCGAGTGGGTCCTCGAGTCGATTCCACACGCCAACGTTGCGATCAGTGCGAGTGCAATCGTGACGATTATGCTGGGTTGGCGAGCGATTCGCCGCGGGAACATTGAGCGCCACCGACTCGCGATGGTCGCCTCGTTCGGCCTGTTCGCGGCGTTTCTAGTGCTGTATCTGTACCGCCTGGTTGCGATGGGTGGCCCACAGTCGTTCCCTGGTCCAGAAACGGTGTATCAGTTCGTCTATCTCCCGCTACTTGCCGTTCATATCTTTCTCGCGGTTGTCTGCATCCCGCTCGTGTACTATGCGCTGTTGCTAGCGAGTGCGTATCCGACCGCAGAATTGCGACGGACCAGTCACGCCCGTGTTGGGCGGTACGCGGCGACGCTCTGGCTCGTCTCGTTTTCGCTTGGAATTGCCGTCTACGTGCTGTTACACGTTGTCTACTGA
- the purF gene encoding amidophosphoribosyltransferase encodes MTEKCGVVGVSLDGRAAARPLYYALYALQHRGQESAGIVTHDGFQQHSHVEMGLVGDVFDEDDLDVLNGSAGIGHVRYPTAGSVDSCCAQPFSVSFKSGSLGLSHNGNLVNADEIRDELAAVGHAFTSDGDTEVIAHDLARNLLEEDLVRAVKRTMNRIHGSYSLTISHDDTILGVRDPQGNRPLCIGELEDGYILASESSAIDTLDGDLVRDVKPGELIVLQEDGQGFDSYQLVEQENTAHCFFEHVYFARPDSVIDETLVYEARRNLGRKLWEESGVETDVVMPVPDSGRAFASGYADAASETTADGDPRDENDNGVEFAEGLMKNRYVGRTFIMPTQDERERAVRLKLNPIKSTIEGKTVTVIDDSIVRGTTSTQLVQLLKDCGAEEVHVRIGAPAIVAPCYMGIDMATREELIAAGKSTADIRDEISADSLAYLSTDSVAEVLENDRDDLCLGCVTGEYPYDIEGEETDRDVNRPELGGQPMYADD; translated from the coding sequence ATGACCGAGAAGTGCGGCGTCGTCGGCGTCTCACTTGACGGTCGAGCGGCGGCACGACCGTTGTATTATGCACTCTATGCACTCCAGCATCGCGGCCAGGAGTCCGCGGGGATTGTCACGCACGACGGCTTCCAGCAACACAGCCACGTCGAGATGGGCCTCGTCGGCGACGTCTTCGACGAAGACGACCTCGACGTACTGAATGGGTCTGCAGGGATTGGCCACGTCCGCTATCCAACCGCAGGCTCCGTCGATTCGTGCTGTGCACAACCGTTTTCGGTCTCGTTCAAAAGCGGCTCACTCGGCCTCTCACATAACGGTAACCTCGTCAACGCCGACGAGATCCGCGACGAACTCGCCGCTGTTGGCCACGCCTTTACCAGCGACGGCGACACCGAGGTCATCGCCCACGACTTAGCGCGCAACCTCCTCGAGGAGGACCTCGTGCGCGCGGTCAAACGGACAATGAATCGCATCCACGGGTCGTACTCGCTGACGATCAGCCACGACGATACGATTCTTGGCGTTCGCGACCCACAGGGCAATCGACCGCTCTGTATCGGCGAACTCGAGGACGGCTACATTCTCGCCTCAGAATCGTCGGCTATCGACACGCTCGATGGAGACCTCGTTCGCGATGTCAAGCCGGGCGAACTGATCGTCTTGCAAGAAGATGGCCAGGGCTTTGACTCCTACCAGCTCGTCGAACAGGAGAACACAGCCCACTGCTTCTTCGAGCACGTCTACTTTGCGCGCCCGGACAGCGTCATCGACGAGACGCTCGTCTACGAAGCGCGTCGAAATCTCGGCCGCAAACTCTGGGAGGAAAGCGGCGTCGAGACCGATGTCGTCATGCCGGTTCCTGACTCCGGACGCGCGTTCGCCTCGGGCTATGCAGACGCCGCAAGCGAGACGACCGCCGATGGCGACCCTCGCGACGAAAACGACAACGGTGTCGAGTTCGCCGAAGGCCTGATGAAAAACCGCTACGTCGGCCGGACGTTCATCATGCCCACGCAGGACGAACGTGAACGCGCCGTCCGCCTGAAACTCAACCCGATCAAATCCACAATCGAGGGCAAAACCGTCACCGTCATCGACGACTCGATTGTCCGCGGAACCACCTCCACACAACTCGTTCAGTTGCTCAAAGACTGTGGCGCAGAGGAGGTCCACGTCCGTATCGGAGCCCCCGCCATCGTTGCTCCCTGCTACATGGGCATCGACATGGCCACCCGCGAGGAACTCATCGCCGCCGGCAAGTCCACCGCCGATATCCGCGACGAGATCAGCGCTGACAGCCTCGCGTACCTCTCGACCGATTCCGTCGCCGAGGTGCTCGAGAACGACCGCGATGACCTCTGTCTTGGCTGTGTCACCGGCGAGTACCCCTACGATATCGAGGGCGAGGAAACCGACCGCGACGTGAATCGGCCGGAACTCGGTGGACAACCGATGTACGCCGACGATTAA
- a CDS encoding MutS-related protein, with protein MRLEEYWGVGPKTRETLLEELGQERATQAIESGDVRALADAGLARGRATRILRRATGGDGIDVLATSDSRSAYKDLLDLAAEYAVTQRAADRIRVLTPLSSREAMTDRLEDVLAARDAWADLEDDDRETVLTAYAHYDERNESEHAAVEAALALLEAGVDSGPFAAIADLERETLTDAADALGALEGARGRVARGADDELDRLRDALGAVEDMDANALDLIEELRSDAVRTVDQFQEAFEDHLRTETNVTVDRIREAMPTDATDATDFVGTTLRTLRSDLTAAIDEREQSVASEFEATLAEADDAVSQAVSAVDDIALHLSLARFALAYDCTRPTFREGSDAAVSVHNARNLSIAATDEEAVQPVTYALGEHELTEADLEKAPDEERVTVLTGANSGGKTTLLETLCQVVLLAMMGLPVPADRAEVTPVDSLVFHRRHASFNAGVLESTLRSIVPPLSSGGRTLMLVDEFEAITEPGSAADLLHGLVRLTVERDALGVFVTHLADDLEPLPPEARVDGIFAEGLNPDLELLVDYQPRFDTVGRSTPEFIVSRLVANADDRSERAGFETLGEAVGNDVVQRTLADARWSDSQAE; from the coding sequence ATGCGACTCGAGGAGTACTGGGGCGTCGGCCCGAAGACCCGGGAGACGTTGCTCGAGGAGTTAGGACAGGAACGGGCGACACAGGCAATCGAGAGCGGAGACGTGCGCGCGCTTGCGGACGCCGGGTTAGCCCGCGGTCGTGCCACGCGAATTTTGCGGCGGGCAACAGGCGGAGACGGTATCGACGTACTGGCGACGAGTGATTCGCGCTCGGCGTACAAGGACCTCCTCGATCTGGCCGCCGAGTACGCCGTGACACAGCGTGCGGCCGACCGTATCCGCGTGTTGACGCCACTCTCCAGCCGCGAAGCGATGACCGACCGTCTCGAGGACGTCCTCGCCGCGCGGGACGCCTGGGCCGACCTCGAAGACGACGACCGCGAGACTGTGCTGACGGCATATGCACACTATGACGAGCGCAACGAGAGCGAACACGCGGCCGTCGAGGCTGCCCTCGCATTGCTCGAGGCGGGCGTCGACTCCGGTCCGTTCGCGGCGATTGCCGACCTCGAGCGCGAGACGCTTACAGATGCGGCGGACGCACTGGGGGCACTCGAGGGAGCCCGCGGTCGGGTTGCACGCGGTGCGGACGACGAACTGGATCGACTCCGGGATGCGCTGGGCGCGGTCGAGGATATGGACGCCAACGCGCTGGATCTGATCGAGGAGTTGCGCTCGGACGCCGTTCGCACTGTCGACCAGTTTCAGGAGGCGTTCGAGGATCACCTGCGGACGGAGACGAACGTGACCGTCGACCGGATCCGCGAGGCGATGCCGACCGACGCGACCGACGCGACTGATTTCGTCGGCACAACGTTGCGAACACTGCGAAGCGATCTCACCGCAGCCATCGACGAGCGCGAGCAGTCAGTCGCAAGCGAGTTCGAAGCGACGCTCGCCGAGGCCGACGACGCCGTCTCGCAGGCCGTCTCCGCGGTCGACGACATTGCATTGCACCTGTCGCTGGCGCGCTTTGCACTCGCCTACGACTGTACGCGGCCGACGTTTCGCGAGGGATCCGATGCCGCCGTCTCCGTCCACAACGCCCGCAATCTCTCCATCGCAGCGACCGACGAGGAGGCAGTCCAGCCCGTGACGTACGCGCTTGGCGAGCACGAACTCACGGAGGCAGATCTCGAGAAAGCCCCCGACGAGGAACGCGTAACCGTCCTCACCGGCGCGAACAGCGGTGGGAAGACGACGCTGCTCGAGACACTGTGTCAGGTCGTCCTGCTCGCGATGATGGGCTTGCCCGTCCCCGCCGACCGTGCCGAAGTAACGCCCGTCGACTCGCTTGTGTTCCATCGCCGCCATGCGAGTTTCAACGCGGGCGTCCTCGAGTCAACCCTGCGCTCGATTGTGCCGCCGTTGTCCTCTGGCGGGCGCACGCTGATGCTGGTCGACGAGTTTGAGGCGATCACCGAACCCGGCAGCGCGGCGGATCTGCTGCACGGACTCGTCCGTCTGACCGTCGAGCGCGACGCGCTGGGGGTGTTCGTCACCCACCTCGCGGACGATTTAGAGCCACTGCCGCCGGAGGCTCGCGTTGACGGTATCTTTGCGGAAGGGCTGAATCCTGACCTCGAGTTGCTGGTCGACTACCAACCCCGCTTCGATACGGTCGGGCGTTCGACGCCGGAGTTCATCGTCTCTCGACTGGTCGCAAACGCCGACGACCGCAGCGAGCGGGCGGGCTTCGAGACGCTCGGCGAGGCCGTCGGCAACGATGTCGTCCAGCGGACGCTCGCGGATGCGCGCTGGAGCGACAGCCAGGCGGAATAA
- a CDS encoding glycoside hydrolase family 11 protein: MPNNDCETDDSAENRPSLTDMARSVTDFMPGENRASESTTGNQHALGRRGYLQAVGAAAATGLGAGAMATPVAAQETLTENQQTEYDGHFVSFWTDTEDSVSMTLEEAGSYSVDWQDTGNFVVGMGWNPGGRRTIEYDATHNPTDNSYLCLYGWTTDPLVEYYIIENYGTYRPGDEEHGSHESDGGTYDIATSERIEQPSIEGTATFTQYWSIRQNSRTSGTINIGNHFDAWESAGLELGSHDYQIMAVEAYGYQGANSASVSFSETDGSGGDPGGDPGGDPGEDPGDDPGDDPSDGDTWDPNQTYTEGDQVTWDGTVWEAQWWTQNQEPGTDQWGPWEEVGDADGSNGDSGNGDTGGNDGNGGNDDGSGTGDAGAWDPDQIYTDGDRVTHNGTTWEAQWWTQDQEPGASQWGPWEAV, from the coding sequence ATGCCAAACAACGACTGTGAGACCGACGATTCGGCGGAGAACCGACCCAGCCTCACCGATATGGCACGGAGTGTGACCGACTTCATGCCGGGTGAGAATCGAGCGAGCGAATCCACAACGGGCAACCAGCACGCACTCGGTCGGCGAGGGTACCTGCAGGCCGTCGGGGCTGCTGCGGCGACCGGTCTCGGTGCCGGAGCCATGGCGACCCCAGTTGCTGCCCAGGAAACACTCACCGAGAACCAGCAGACCGAATACGACGGGCACTTCGTCTCGTTCTGGACCGACACCGAAGACTCAGTCTCGATGACGCTCGAGGAGGCCGGCAGTTACAGCGTCGACTGGCAAGACACTGGCAATTTCGTCGTCGGGATGGGGTGGAACCCCGGCGGGCGACGGACAATCGAGTACGACGCCACGCACAATCCGACGGATAACTCCTACCTGTGTCTCTACGGCTGGACGACAGATCCGCTCGTCGAGTACTACATTATCGAAAACTACGGGACGTACCGGCCCGGCGACGAGGAACACGGCAGTCACGAGAGCGACGGTGGCACGTACGATATCGCCACGTCCGAGCGCATCGAACAGCCCTCCATCGAGGGGACGGCGACGTTCACGCAGTACTGGAGTATCCGCCAGAACTCACGTACCAGCGGGACGATCAACATCGGCAACCACTTCGACGCCTGGGAGAGCGCCGGCCTCGAGTTGGGGAGTCACGACTACCAGATCATGGCCGTCGAAGCCTACGGCTATCAGGGCGCAAACAGTGCCTCCGTCTCGTTCAGTGAAACCGACGGCAGTGGCGGTGACCCGGGTGGCGACCCTGGCGGCGACCCAGGTGAGGATCCCGGAGACGACCCTGGCGATGATCCAAGCGATGGCGACACCTGGGATCCGAATCAGACGTACACCGAGGGCGATCAGGTCACGTGGGACGGCACCGTCTGGGAGGCCCAGTGGTGGACCCAGAACCAGGAACCCGGCACCGACCAGTGGGGTCCCTGGGAAGAAGTCGGCGACGCAGACGGGTCCAACGGCGACTCCGGAAACGGAGATACCGGCGGAAACGACGGCAACGGCGGCAACGATGACGGCTCAGGGACAGGTGACGCTGGCGCGTGGGACCCTGACCAGATCTATACCGACGGCGACCGCGTCACACACAACGGCACGACCTGGGAAGCCCAGTGGTGGACCCAAGATCAGGAACCGGGAGCCAGTCAATGGGGCCCCTGGGAAGCAGTCTAA